One genomic segment of Rivularia sp. PCC 7116 includes these proteins:
- a CDS encoding Piwi domain-containing protein yields the protein MKGAMVQPRPQSALETKFLSEILPLIILKDLTLNFICFRLSPEVEREIGNRLSWRFCHKFPDVIVIWYKKLFWALAKPNQVMPSQKEWREALTEICEELRKDIGDCDYSIQWVRQPQLKASILAQLAVRIIKITRPFSSKIALSEKQVEVKREANFWAETIEINNQLFSALTITVKSNFSYKGNLAEFFENHPFRQDPQKLLIGLKVRDIEHNSLATITGIIGNISEHRERLKEDATGAISKQALEEAPDDQPVVTVQFGKKNKQFRYAMAALRPCVTAETTNKFEVDYGKLLKATKVACRERKELLGAYKKEANIVLTNYGLKLGQSINSSSYSQLFWQPLLKLSETKLLFGNNRIGIQQRILTGLSQGGVYSRHEDYKDPSDKINIAALKIGNFQVSFSFLDEVDKRLKRYGFGSIRAKENIKSISSESFTSIESRVNIEEAIDDLMERHPDIVLVFLPTSDRSTDDTGDSLYSLVYSRLLRRGIASQVIYEDTLKKVQVNNILNQVIPGILAKLGNLPYVLAEPLKIADFFIGLDISRGSKKKTAGTMNACASLRLYKENGEFNGYKLEDALIEGEEIPRRVLEKFLPRAKLKGKTVLIYRDGRFCGQEAIHLKEWAEVINSKFVLVECYKSGIPRLYNWNGQVIKAPTKGLALRVSSREVILVTTELKSENMGLPLPLRLRIHEAGHQVSIEDLVDTTLKLTLLHYGSLREPRLPVPLYGSDVMAYRRLQGIYPGALDGDRQFWL from the coding sequence ATGAAAGGTGCTATGGTTCAACCACGTCCGCAATCTGCTTTAGAAACAAAGTTTTTAAGCGAAATATTACCTTTAATAATTTTAAAAGATTTAACATTGAATTTTATCTGTTTTCGACTTTCTCCGGAAGTAGAGCGAGAAATTGGCAACCGTTTAAGTTGGCGTTTTTGTCACAAGTTTCCAGATGTTATTGTTATCTGGTACAAAAAGCTTTTTTGGGCTTTAGCTAAACCAAATCAAGTAATGCCAAGCCAGAAAGAATGGCGAGAAGCATTAACAGAAATATGTGAAGAATTGAGAAAAGATATCGGCGATTGCGATTATTCTATTCAATGGGTACGTCAGCCGCAGTTAAAAGCTTCTATATTAGCTCAGTTAGCGGTTAGAATAATAAAAATTACTCGTCCTTTTTCATCAAAAATAGCTTTATCAGAAAAACAGGTAGAAGTAAAACGCGAAGCCAATTTTTGGGCTGAAACTATAGAAATAAACAACCAGCTTTTCTCAGCTTTAACAATAACTGTTAAGAGTAATTTTAGTTATAAAGGTAATTTAGCGGAATTTTTTGAAAATCATCCTTTTAGACAAGATCCACAAAAGCTTTTAATCGGTTTAAAGGTTCGGGATATAGAACACAATAGCCTTGCTACAATTACCGGAATTATTGGTAATATTAGCGAACATAGAGAAAGATTAAAAGAAGATGCAACTGGTGCAATTAGCAAGCAAGCATTAGAAGAAGCACCCGACGATCAACCAGTAGTTACCGTGCAATTTGGTAAGAAGAATAAACAATTTCGCTATGCGATGGCAGCTTTACGTCCTTGTGTAACTGCTGAAACTACTAATAAATTTGAAGTAGATTATGGAAAATTACTTAAAGCAACTAAGGTAGCTTGTAGAGAAAGAAAAGAACTTTTAGGGGCTTACAAGAAAGAAGCAAATATAGTTTTAACTAATTATGGATTAAAATTAGGACAAAGTATAAATAGTTCTAGCTATTCACAATTATTTTGGCAACCATTATTAAAGCTTTCAGAAACTAAACTATTATTTGGTAACAATAGAATTGGTATTCAACAACGTATATTGACAGGACTTTCTCAAGGTGGAGTTTATTCCCGTCATGAGGATTACAAAGATCCATCAGATAAAATTAATATAGCTGCTTTAAAAATAGGTAATTTTCAGGTTTCATTTTCTTTTTTAGATGAAGTTGACAAACGTTTAAAACGATATGGTTTTGGAAGTATACGAGCAAAAGAAAATATAAAATCAATCTCTTCAGAAAGTTTTACTAGTATCGAGAGTAGAGTCAATATTGAGGAAGCTATAGATGATTTGATGGAAAGACATCCTGATATAGTTTTAGTCTTTTTGCCTACTAGTGATAGAAGTACTGACGATACAGGTGATAGTCTTTATTCTTTGGTTTACTCGCGTTTGCTAAGACGAGGAATCGCTAGCCAAGTAATTTATGAAGATACTTTAAAAAAAGTTCAAGTTAATAATATTCTCAATCAAGTTATTCCTGGAATATTAGCTAAGTTAGGTAACTTACCTTATGTGTTAGCTGAACCATTAAAAATAGCAGATTTTTTTATTGGCTTAGATATTTCTAGAGGTTCCAAAAAGAAAACTGCTGGAACTATGAATGCCTGTGCGAGTTTAAGACTTTATAAAGAAAACGGGGAATTCAACGGCTATAAATTGGAAGATGCTTTAATAGAAGGTGAAGAAATTCCCCGAAGAGTTTTAGAAAAATTTCTTCCACGAGCAAAATTAAAAGGAAAGACTGTTTTAATCTATCGAGACGGACGTTTTTGCGGTCAAGAAGCTATACATTTAAAAGAATGGGCAGAAGTTATAAATTCTAAATTTGTTTTAGTGGAATGTTATAAATCAGGAATACCTCGGCTTTATAACTGGAATGGACAAGTTATTAAAGCACCTACAAAAGGTTTAGCACTTCGTGTCTCTTCTCGTGAAGTGATTTTAGTAACCACAGAATTAAAATCGGAAAATATGGGTTTACCTCTCCCATTGCGTTTAAGAATTCATGAAGCAGGTCATCAAGTATCAATTGAAGATTTAGTCGATACTACACTCAAACTTACATTACTTCATTATGGCTCCCTTAGAGAACCACGTTTACCAGTACCGCTTTACGGCTCCGATGTTATGGCTTACCGACGCTTACAAGGTATTTATCCAGGTGCGTTAGATGGCGATCGCCAATTCTGGCTCTAA
- the purQ gene encoding phosphoribosylformylglycinamidine synthase subunit PurQ translates to MKFGVVVFPGSNCDRDVAYVTRDILEQPTRMVWHQDTDLSDIDVVILPGGFSYGDYLRCGAIARFSPVMSSVIEHARQGKFVLGICNGFQVLTESGLLPGALIRNRDLHFICDRIPLKVERNDLPWTQGYQSCEQIILPVAHGEGKFYADDKTLKELEDNNQVVFRYEGENPNGSLKDIAGICNRDGNVLGMMPHPERASDQMLGNTDGLKLFEGLLEKILTTV, encoded by the coding sequence ATGAAATTCGGCGTTGTTGTTTTCCCCGGTTCTAATTGCGATCGCGATGTTGCTTACGTGACGCGAGATATTCTTGAGCAGCCAACTCGTATGGTTTGGCATCAAGATACCGATCTTTCCGATATTGATGTGGTGATTCTTCCCGGTGGTTTTAGCTATGGGGATTATCTACGTTGCGGTGCTATTGCTCGCTTTTCCCCGGTAATGTCTTCTGTTATCGAACATGCACGGCAGGGTAAATTTGTCTTGGGTATCTGTAATGGTTTTCAGGTATTAACTGAGTCGGGACTGCTACCTGGCGCTTTAATTAGAAATCGAGATTTGCATTTTATCTGCGACAGAATTCCTTTAAAGGTTGAGCGAAACGATTTACCTTGGACGCAAGGTTATCAAAGCTGCGAACAAATAATTTTACCCGTGGCTCATGGTGAAGGGAAGTTTTACGCTGATGATAAGACTTTAAAAGAATTAGAAGATAATAATCAAGTTGTATTCCGCTACGAGGGTGAAAATCCTAACGGTTCGTTAAAAGATATTGCGGGTATTTGCAATCGTGACGGTAATGTGTTGGGAATGATGCCGCATCCGGAGAGAGCTTCCGATCAAATGTTAGGAAATACTGATGGGTTGAAGTTGTTTGAAGGGTTGTTGGAAAAGATTTTAACTACGGTTTAA
- a CDS encoding ImmA/IrrE family metallo-endopeptidase, whose translation MNVIKPYRFISKQEIEQLALNILNRVQATRKRPLKGSCLAEAIADYLDIGIVWETIPFDDQGYIAAMIFPFQKEIIINDQIPGLEGGFGQSTIAHEIGHWLLHIEHDALAVFKERMSSEIIMTIEPFLCRSVTAQKGIEWQAQYFASCLLMPKFKLEEVSRGRDLTKWKHLYAIKDELGVTISNLTNRLQGLNWISISRNSKQIYRGHAFPK comes from the coding sequence TTGAATGTCATCAAGCCATATCGTTTTATATCTAAGCAAGAAATAGAGCAACTGGCATTAAATATATTAAATAGGGTGCAAGCAACAAGAAAACGTCCCCTAAAAGGAAGTTGTCTTGCTGAAGCAATTGCTGATTATTTAGATATAGGAATTGTTTGGGAAACTATACCTTTTGATGATCAAGGGTATATTGCAGCAATGATTTTTCCATTTCAAAAAGAAATTATTATCAACGACCAAATTCCAGGATTAGAAGGTGGTTTTGGACAATCTACAATTGCTCATGAAATAGGTCACTGGCTGCTTCACATCGAGCATGATGCTCTTGCTGTATTCAAAGAAAGAATGAGTTCTGAAATAATAATGACTATAGAACCATTTTTATGTCGTAGTGTTACTGCTCAAAAAGGAATTGAATGGCAAGCTCAATATTTTGCTAGTTGTTTACTTATGCCTAAATTTAAATTGGAAGAAGTATCAAGAGGGCGGGATTTAACTAAATGGAAACATTTGTACGCAATAAAGGATGAACTTGGGGTTACAATTTCTAACTTAACAAACCGCTTACAAGGTCTTAATTGGATTAGTATCTCCAGAAATTCTAAACAAATTTATCGAGGTCATGCTTTTCCTAAATAA
- a CDS encoding PD-(D/E)XK nuclease family protein: protein MKKVWNFASYNLLSLYSPPVGLEHLHCDMKRGFAKARKKETEVAALLEKDNTAQTIGLLAQKAVYEIHQDSSIFSQKDGLSRIVSILHLSKESDLVRERVTQIIKNYLENPILLHKKIIKLSRGDEGFPEPILIQQGNYLFNLYAAIDCIFLEEDNSLHILDFKTGKSDFDRRQAYIYLLAASYIYPENKAVASFYNLETCKQSERITATPETLESFQITMSRTAKQHQKDLRRYRQKTGDFRDIFPQNPGISCRFCPFNSICEFTIEGAI, encoded by the coding sequence ATGAAAAAAGTTTGGAATTTTGCAAGCTACAATCTGTTGTCTTTGTACTCTCCACCAGTAGGACTCGAACATCTTCATTGTGATATGAAAAGAGGTTTTGCTAAAGCGAGAAAAAAGGAAACAGAAGTAGCAGCACTTTTGGAAAAAGATAATACGGCTCAGACTATAGGTTTGCTGGCACAAAAAGCGGTTTACGAAATTCATCAAGATTCTTCAATTTTTTCTCAAAAAGATGGTCTGAGTCGAATAGTTAGCATTTTGCACTTAAGTAAAGAATCCGATTTAGTTCGAGAAAGGGTAACTCAAATAATTAAAAATTATCTTGAAAATCCGATTCTTCTACACAAAAAAATAATCAAGCTCAGTAGAGGTGATGAGGGTTTTCCCGAACCAATTTTAATTCAGCAGGGTAATTATTTATTTAATTTATATGCAGCAATCGACTGCATTTTCTTAGAAGAAGATAATAGTCTACATATTTTGGATTTCAAAACTGGTAAGTCCGACTTTGACCGCAGACAAGCTTATATTTATTTGTTAGCTGCTAGCTATATTTACCCAGAAAATAAAGCTGTTGCTTCGTTTTATAACTTGGAAACCTGCAAGCAATCAGAAAGAATTACAGCTACACCTGAAACGTTAGAATCTTTTCAAATTACGATGTCTAGGACAGCAAAACAGCATCAAAAAGATTTACGACGTTACCGTCAAAAAACTGGTGATTTTCGAGATATATTTCCCCAAAATCCCGGTATAAGCTGTCGATTTTGTCCTTTTAATTCAATTTGTGAATTTACTATTGAGGGTGCTATATGA
- a CDS encoding Uma2 family endonuclease, protein MLSTAPEYQITWEKLPEDFVLDNKPVDNINQPLLAAALTESLEIAGKLPDNSLTSSNYGICATVNQKMVVKAPDWAYIPKITVSRQEIKRSYTPQLQGDIPVIVMEFLSDTEGGEYSIKPTYPPGKWFFYEQVLEVPNYIIFEPDSGEIEVYQLDDLKRYHLQKADANNRFWIAQMQLFLGVWEGTRENRTGYWLRWWDENQNILLWGSEKANLESQRAERLAAQLRAAGIEPEI, encoded by the coding sequence ATGCTTTCCACCGCTCCCGAATACCAAATTACCTGGGAAAAACTCCCCGAAGACTTTGTTCTAGATAACAAACCCGTGGATAATATCAATCAACCGTTGCTTGCTGCTGCATTAACCGAAAGTTTAGAAATTGCCGGGAAATTACCAGATAATTCTCTCACTTCCAGCAACTACGGAATCTGCGCGACGGTAAATCAAAAAATGGTAGTAAAAGCCCCCGATTGGGCTTATATCCCAAAAATAACCGTATCTCGACAAGAAATAAAACGCAGCTACACCCCGCAACTTCAAGGAGATATTCCAGTTATTGTTATGGAATTTCTTTCCGATACTGAAGGCGGAGAGTATTCAATTAAACCTACTTATCCTCCGGGTAAATGGTTCTTTTACGAGCAAGTTTTAGAAGTTCCTAACTATATAATTTTTGAACCAGATAGCGGTGAAATAGAAGTCTATCAATTAGATGATTTAAAACGGTATCATCTGCAAAAAGCTGATGCTAATAACCGTTTCTGGATTGCTCAAATGCAGCTATTTCTAGGAGTATGGGAAGGTACTAGAGAAAATCGCACCGGTTATTGGCTGCGATGGTGGGATGAAAATCAAAATATTTTATTATGGGGTTCGGAAAAAGCAAATCTGGAAAGTCAAAGAGCAGAACGTTTAGCAGCACAACTCAGAGCAGCAGGCATTGAACCAGAAATTTAA
- the purS gene encoding phosphoribosylformylglycinamidine synthase subunit PurS, whose translation MPIKYKAKIFVTLRPSVLDPAGVAVQSGLKQMEYNNVEQVRIGKYIELTITADSENSARQDLDKICDQMLANPVIENYRFELTEVESVIGAV comes from the coding sequence GTGCCAATTAAGTACAAAGCTAAAATTTTTGTAACTCTTCGTCCTTCTGTTTTAGATCCTGCTGGTGTAGCAGTACAATCCGGGTTGAAGCAGATGGAATACAACAATGTCGAACAAGTAAGAATTGGAAAATATATCGAATTGACGATTACCGCTGATTCCGAGAATTCAGCCCGTCAAGACTTAGACAAAATATGCGACCAAATGTTAGCAAATCCCGTGATTGAAAACTATCGCTTCGAGTTAACTGAAGTGGAATCTGTTATTGGGGCAGTTTGA
- a CDS encoding WD40 repeat domain-containing protein, translating to MSKSVVINLGNGDLHRGCEQVTAQLWVQGHPLPEQFVGSLPPAPHLVEMYKRWQFMYQSFYDCLNLRSLSFEDDQIEIDENDVTNISDVSFEDLSKHLRLSINNWLKSEEFLNIEYKLRSALSPSEEIQVVIQTSDLWLRRIPWCWWDFLYDYPKAEIALFRPEYRRTNVFSQSRLIKNQVRILAVIGNSIGIDLEAEKTFLQNLQDSEVKFLVQPSRQELNRYLWDSLGWDLLFFAGHSLTEKEKGRIYINENKTNNSLTLEQLEEALKAAIENGLKLAIFNSCDGLGLASVLEKLNIPTIILMREPVPNLVAQLFFKFFLEFFAEEKNSLYISLQKARRQLQGIEHKFPGASCLPLIFQNPAIEPPNWITLGGIPPCPYRGLFAFREEDADLFFGREQFSYDLLKAVKSKTFVAVVGASGTGKSSVVFAGLIPRLRQDDSTDWLTISFRPGNKPFEALAIALLPLCLSIDFLQHNTTTPEHDRHLLQQELTARLEYESQALQKIVEEFAKQNPNNRLLLIADQFEELYTLCPESEIQLFLDVLLAAVSLAPAFTLVITFRADFYGHALSYRPFSDALQGAVLNLAPMNQAELHSAIEKPATKMKVKLEYGLPNRLIDDVWGELGNLPLLEFALTQLWQRHHNGQLIHEAYTEIGCVEGALAEYGEQIYARLSQEDRERARRIFIQLVHLSEGTQATRRLATRSEVNNWDLVTHLASARLLVTNRNDSTSQETVEIVHEALIRSWGRLEHWIQIDSEFRRWQEQLRAAIYQWEKSGEDKGALLRGVPLAIAKDWQQKRSEELSVKEKDFIQRSQLLCDREIENQNRRRRLTIIGLSFGLILALFLAGFARFQWQNSLINEIKAVSAHSQGLINSNQSLDALTEAIKARQKLKKVVWADANIQKMVDSTLRKAVNSAVEYNRLSGHQTNVWRVTFSPDGNKIASASFNGTVKLWDKNGKLLQTFKAHNSSINNVAFSPNSEIIASASTDTTVKLWDTSGKLLQILKGHTSGVNGVAFSPNGKIIASASTDKTVKLWIKDGTLLRTLKGHKNKVNGVAFSPDGTIIASASIDKTVKLWNTDGTIINTLKGHTANVNEVLFSPDGTIIASASSDGTVKLWSTKNGSLLKSFELHDDIVSSISFSSDGKILASASFDKTIKLWSVKGGTLIQTIKNHKERFTTVSFSPLSDASPQGIGRTIAATSMSKDIQLFKLDHYLQIIFTSDNEVRRVAYSPDGMMIASASGKNIKLWEPDGTLLKNLTGHSDLVTGMAFSPISKASQGNIGHRIASSSADNIIKIWRTDGTLLHTLKGHKSEVWGIAFSPDGKKIVSGSWDKTLKIWKIEDTNKPILLKTITGHSDRVWAVAFSPDGKIIASASFDSTIKLWKLDGTLLHTLKGHNGYVRAVAFSPDGKTIASVSEDRTVKLWKTDGTLVQTFKGHEDEVWAVAFSPDGKKIASASEDNTIKIWQLDGTLLRTLDSHKGYVMGVAFSPDGKKIVSASEDKTVIVWNLERILSDNYLVHGCNWVRDYLTNNPDVSESEKGICDGVGD from the coding sequence ATGAGCAAGTCAGTTGTAATTAACCTGGGAAATGGTGATTTACACAGAGGATGCGAACAAGTGACGGCTCAATTATGGGTTCAAGGTCATCCTCTTCCAGAACAATTTGTCGGCTCTTTGCCACCAGCACCACATTTGGTGGAAATGTATAAACGTTGGCAATTTATGTATCAGAGTTTTTACGATTGCCTAAATTTACGTTCGCTATCTTTTGAAGATGATCAAATAGAAATCGATGAAAATGATGTAACTAATATCTCCGATGTTAGCTTTGAAGATTTATCCAAGCATTTACGATTGAGTATTAATAACTGGCTCAAATCTGAAGAGTTTTTGAATATTGAATATAAATTACGTTCTGCATTAAGTCCTTCAGAAGAAATCCAGGTAGTTATTCAAACTAGCGATTTATGGCTGCGACGCATACCTTGGTGTTGGTGGGATTTTCTCTATGATTATCCTAAAGCCGAAATAGCTCTTTTTAGACCGGAGTATAGAAGAACTAATGTCTTTTCCCAGTCGAGATTGATTAAAAATCAAGTCAGAATCTTGGCTGTTATTGGTAACAGTATTGGTATTGATTTAGAAGCAGAAAAAACGTTTCTGCAAAACTTACAAGATTCAGAAGTCAAGTTTCTTGTTCAACCATCACGTCAAGAATTAAACAGATATCTTTGGGACTCACTTGGTTGGGATTTGCTGTTTTTTGCAGGTCATAGCTTAACTGAGAAGGAAAAAGGAAGAATTTATATTAATGAAAATAAAACAAATAACAGTTTAACCCTCGAACAGTTAGAAGAAGCTCTCAAAGCAGCAATTGAAAATGGTTTGAAATTAGCAATATTTAATTCCTGCGACGGTTTGGGACTAGCTTCGGTGCTGGAAAAGTTAAATATTCCCACCATAATTTTGATGCGGGAGCCAGTACCAAATCTGGTCGCACAACTTTTTTTTAAGTTTTTCTTAGAATTTTTTGCCGAAGAGAAAAATTCTTTATACATATCATTGCAGAAAGCACGCAGGCAGTTACAAGGAATTGAACATAAGTTCCCCGGTGCTTCGTGTTTACCTTTGATTTTCCAAAACCCAGCTATAGAACCACCTAATTGGATAACTTTGGGGGGGATACCACCTTGTCCTTATCGGGGATTATTTGCTTTCAGAGAAGAAGATGCAGACCTGTTTTTTGGACGAGAGCAGTTTAGTTACGATTTATTAAAAGCTGTAAAAAGCAAAACATTTGTCGCTGTAGTTGGTGCGAGCGGAACCGGTAAGTCCAGTGTGGTATTTGCTGGTTTGATTCCTCGGTTGCGACAAGATGATAGTACCGATTGGTTGACTATTTCTTTTCGTCCGGGTAACAAACCCTTTGAAGCATTAGCAATTGCTTTATTACCTTTGTGTTTATCAATTGATTTTTTACAACATAATACAACTACGCCGGAACATGACCGTCATTTGCTCCAGCAAGAACTAACTGCCCGACTAGAATACGAAAGTCAAGCATTGCAAAAAATCGTTGAAGAATTTGCAAAGCAAAATCCTAATAATCGTTTATTATTAATAGCGGATCAGTTTGAAGAACTCTACACCCTTTGTCCCGAGTCAGAAATCCAGCTTTTTTTAGATGTATTATTAGCTGCGGTTAGTTTAGCTCCAGCTTTTACCTTAGTTATTACCTTCAGAGCCGATTTTTACGGTCATGCTTTATCTTACCGTCCATTTAGCGACGCTTTGCAGGGAGCCGTGCTTAATCTCGCCCCGATGAATCAAGCAGAATTGCACTCAGCAATTGAAAAACCTGCAACAAAAATGAAAGTCAAGCTTGAGTATGGGTTACCAAATAGATTAATCGATGATGTATGGGGTGAATTAGGAAATTTACCGCTGCTAGAATTTGCTTTAACTCAGTTATGGCAAAGACATCACAACGGTCAACTCATACACGAAGCTTATACTGAAATTGGTTGCGTCGAAGGTGCTTTGGCTGAATATGGAGAACAAATATATGCTCGACTTTCCCAAGAAGATAGAGAAAGAGCGAGACGGATATTTATTCAGTTAGTGCATTTGTCAGAAGGTACTCAAGCTACTCGCAGATTAGCAACTCGCTCTGAGGTGAATAATTGGGATTTGGTGACTCATTTAGCATCTGCTCGTTTGTTAGTCACAAATCGTAATGATTCCACTTCCCAAGAAACCGTAGAAATTGTTCATGAAGCTTTGATTAGAAGTTGGGGACGTTTAGAACACTGGATACAGATTGATAGTGAATTTCGACGCTGGCAAGAACAGCTTAGAGCTGCAATATATCAATGGGAGAAAAGCGGTGAAGATAAAGGTGCTTTGTTGCGGGGTGTACCTTTAGCAATAGCCAAAGATTGGCAGCAAAAACGCTCCGAAGAACTTAGTGTTAAAGAAAAAGATTTTATTCAACGTTCCCAATTACTTTGCGATCGCGAAATCGAAAATCAAAATCGCAGACGACGATTAACCATTATAGGACTGAGTTTCGGTTTGATTTTAGCCTTGTTTTTAGCTGGGTTTGCTCGATTTCAATGGCAGAATTCTTTAATCAATGAAATCAAAGCTGTTAGCGCTCATTCTCAAGGATTAATTAACTCAAATCAAAGTTTAGATGCGCTTACAGAAGCAATTAAGGCAAGGCAAAAACTTAAAAAGGTAGTTTGGGCAGATGCAAATATCCAGAAGATGGTTGATTCAACACTAAGAAAAGCAGTAAACAGTGCAGTTGAATACAACCGCTTGTCAGGACATCAAACTAATGTTTGGAGAGTGACTTTTAGCCCTGATGGAAATAAAATTGCTTCGGCTTCTTTTAACGGAACAGTCAAACTCTGGGATAAAAATGGTAAATTGCTTCAGACTTTTAAAGCACATAATTCTAGTATTAATAATGTAGCTTTTAGTCCTAATAGTGAGATAATTGCCTCCGCTTCTACCGATACAACAGTTAAACTCTGGGATACAAGTGGTAAACTGCTTCAGATTCTAAAAGGGCATACTAGTGGGGTGAACGGAGTAGCTTTTAGTCCTAACGGTAAGATAATTGCCTCTGCTTCTACTGACAAAACAGTCAAACTTTGGATTAAAGACGGTACATTACTTCGGACTCTAAAAGGACATAAAAATAAGGTGAACGGAGTAGCTTTTAGTCCTGACGGTACAATAATTGCCTCGGCTTCTATTGACAAAACAGTCAAACTCTGGAACACAGACGGTACCATCATTAATACCTTAAAAGGACATACTGCTAATGTGAATGAAGTACTATTTAGTCCTGACGGTACAATAATTGCCTCGGCTTCTTCGGATGGCACCGTCAAGCTCTGGAGTACCAAGAATGGGAGTTTGTTAAAGAGTTTTGAACTTCATGACGATATTGTTTCCTCTATCAGTTTTAGCTCTGACGGTAAGATCCTCGCCTCAGCGTCTTTTGATAAGACTATCAAACTCTGGAGTGTCAAGGGTGGCACTTTAATTCAAACTATCAAAAATCATAAAGAAAGATTTACGACCGTTAGCTTTAGTCCTCTTAGCGATGCATCCCCCCAGGGTATTGGCAGAACAATCGCTGCGACTTCTATGAGCAAAGATATCCAACTTTTTAAATTAGACCATTATTTGCAAATCATATTCACTAGTGATAATGAAGTAAGGAGAGTCGCTTACAGCCCGGATGGTATGATGATTGCTTCTGCTAGTGGTAAGAACATTAAACTCTGGGAACCAGATGGAACCTTATTAAAAAATCTTACGGGTCATAGCGATTTAGTTACTGGAATGGCTTTTAGCCCCATTAGCAAAGCGTCTCAAGGGAATATTGGTCATAGAATTGCTTCTAGTTCAGCCGATAATATTATTAAAATTTGGCGGACGGATGGCACTTTGTTGCATACTCTTAAAGGTCATAAATCTGAGGTTTGGGGCATAGCTTTTAGTCCCGACGGTAAGAAAATTGTCTCTGGAAGTTGGGACAAAACACTCAAAATCTGGAAAATTGAGGATACAAACAAACCTATCCTGTTAAAAACCATTACAGGACATAGCGATCGAGTTTGGGCAGTAGCTTTTAGCCCTGATGGTAAGATAATTGCTTCGGCTTCTTTTGATAGCACCATCAAACTTTGGAAACTAGATGGTACCTTGCTGCATACTTTAAAAGGTCATAATGGATATGTTAGGGCAGTAGCTTTTAGCCCTGATGGAAAAACAATCGCCTCAGTTTCTGAAGATAGAACCGTAAAATTATGGAAAACGGATGGTACTTTGGTTCAAACTTTCAAGGGTCATGAAGATGAAGTTTGGGCAGTAGCCTTTAGCCCTGACGGTAAGAAAATTGCTTCTGCTTCTGAAGATAATACTATCAAAATTTGGCAACTAGATGGCACTTTGTTGCGTACTCTCGATAGTCATAAAGGTTATGTTATGGGAGTAGCTTTTAGCCCTGACGGTAAGAAAATTGTTTCGGCTAGTGAAGATAAAACCGTAATTGTGTGGAATTTAGAACGTATTTTAAGTGATAATTACTTAGTTCACGGTTGTAATTGGGTGCGCGATTATTTGACAAATAATCCTGATGTTAGTGAGAGTGAGAAAGGTATTTGTGATGGGGTTGGGGATTGA
- a CDS encoding helix-turn-helix domain-containing protein has protein sequence MKESFGKLIRQARKQKEYSQRELAKLVGVNYTYLSKLENDHAGYPPSEEVIDLLAEKLDLAEQKDKLRRLAGRITPEDAEVFEELVRKYKQMPALLRRMRDEPKFARELLRETTQDDEEK, from the coding sequence GTGAAAGAAAGCTTTGGTAAACTCATTCGGCAAGCTCGCAAACAGAAAGAGTACAGTCAACGCGAGCTAGCTAAATTGGTAGGGGTTAACTATACGTACTTGTCTAAATTAGAGAATGACCATGCGGGTTATCCTCCTAGCGAGGAAGTTATTGATTTATTAGCAGAAAAACTGGATTTAGCAGAACAAAAAGATAAACTCAGACGACTTGCAGGAAGAATAACCCCCGAAGATGCCGAAGTCTTTGAAGAGCTTGTAAGAAAGTATAAACAAATGCCTGCTTTACTTCGCAGAATGCGTGATGAACCCAAATTTGCAAGGGAATTATTGAGAGAAACGACTCAAGATGATGAGGAGAAATAG